A part of Aegilops tauschii subsp. strangulata cultivar AL8/78 chromosome 2, Aet v6.0, whole genome shotgun sequence genomic DNA contains:
- the LOC109746739 gene encoding dirigent protein 11, which yields MASGAQAAKMVALSMVLAILLATTADSNPQPDGTCSVECACAEQCSRQYPRVDDDPPFKITPVCTHRTEHELYARLYLHHSFQGKYRNQHKVLSSTVFQNDFGSLVVNDWVITDEPGRDTKVVAHAKGIHIQAGMDTEDYYVSFNMVFDDGRFKGSTLQVMGTVVAEGEWAILGGTGEFALARGVIYKTYSKYINQVGDVIELDIHCLYTAMERSKGTYWALEA from the exons ATGGCTTCTGGTGCTCAAGCGGCGAAGATGGTTGCACTGAGCATGGTGCTGGCCATCCTGCTCGCCACCACGGCCGACTCCAATCCCCAGCCAGACGGCACCTGCTCCGTGGAGTGCGCCTGCGCCGAGCAGTGCAGccgccagtaccctcgcgtcgaCGACGACCCCCCTTTCAAGATCACTCCTGTCTGCACACACCGCACGGAGCACGAGCTCTACGCTCGCCTCTACTTGCACCATAGTTTTCAAGGGAAATATAGGAACCAACACAAAGTATTGAGCAGTACtgtgttccaaaatgactttggaTCCTTGGTTGTTAATGATTGGGTCATCACGGACGAACCTGGCCGTGACACCAAGGTTGTGGCTCACGCCAAGGGAATCCATATCCAGGCCGGAATGGACACCGAAGACTACTATGTTTCTTTCAACATGGTGTTCGACGATGGCAG GTTTAAAGGGTCCACGCTTCAAGTCATGGGAACCGTTGTCGCAGAAGGTGAATGGGCTATTCTGGGTGGAACAGGAGAATTTGCATTAGCTCGTGGAGTCATTTATAAAACCTACTCGAAATACATTAATCAAGTGGGTGATGTGATTGAACTTGACATTCATTGTCTTTACACTGCTATGGAAAGGTCAAAG GGTACTTATTGGGCATTGGAGGCATGA